From the Desulfonatronum thiosulfatophilum genome, one window contains:
- a CDS encoding restriction endonuclease subunit S has translation MSDAVSQSDIEWCEAGFPPLPTDWKAMTVDEIKSTDKRSIISGPFGSNISSKYFVESGVPVVRGNNLSLGLGEKFKDDGFVFITSEKASELNTWAAKNDLIFTAVGTIGQVGILRGNEKFNKYIISNKQLRLTVNNRIIDPLFAYYWFASQMMVDQIMQRNTGSSVPLINLSVLKSLVVPVPPLSEQKCIASVLSSLDDKIDLLHRQNKTLEAMAETLFRQLFVEEAQEDWEEVMLADVCSVISLP, from the coding sequence ATGAGTGACGCAGTAAGTCAGTCAGATATTGAGTGGTGTGAGGCTGGGTTCCCACCACTACCTACGGATTGGAAAGCAATGACAGTAGATGAAATTAAATCTACTGATAAAAGATCGATAATTTCCGGTCCATTTGGATCAAATATTAGCAGCAAGTATTTTGTTGAAAGTGGCGTGCCCGTTGTTCGTGGGAATAATCTTTCACTTGGTTTGGGTGAAAAATTTAAAGACGATGGATTTGTATTTATAACATCGGAAAAGGCAAGCGAGCTTAATACTTGGGCGGCCAAGAATGATTTAATATTTACAGCGGTTGGCACAATAGGCCAAGTAGGCATTCTGAGAGGCAACGAGAAATTCAATAAATATATTATTTCGAACAAGCAGCTAAGGCTAACTGTAAATAATAGAATTATTGATCCTTTGTTTGCATACTATTGGTTTGCTAGTCAGATGATGGTTGATCAAATAATGCAAAGAAACACTGGTTCTAGTGTTCCATTGATAAATTTGTCTGTCTTGAAGTCTCTTGTAGTTCCTGTGCCTCCGTTGTCAGAACAAAAATGCATCGCCTCGGTCCTTTCCAGCCTCGACGACAAAATCGACCTGCTCCACCGCCAAAACAAAACCCTCGAAGCCATGGCCGAAACCCTCTTCCGCCAGTTGTTCGTGGAAGAAGCGCAGGAGGATTGGGAGGAAGTAATGCTTGCAGATGTTTGCTCGGTAATTAGTCTGCCCTGA
- a CDS encoding type I restriction-modification system subunit M — protein sequence MARKAAPKQEEPIEKQMWKAADKLRKNIDAAEYKHIVLGLIFLKYISDAFDELYEKLQKGEGDYAGADPEDKDEYKAENVFFVPETARWSYLLTQARQPDIGKTVDAAMDAIEKENPSLRDVLPKVFARGNLDPTNLGGLIDLIGNIALGHAKARSADLLGHVFEYFLGEFALAEGKKGGQFYTPRSVVELLVEMLEPYKGRVFDPCCGSGGMFVQSEKFVTGHQGKVNDISIYGQESNQTTWRLAKMNLAIRHLDSSQVKWNNEGSFLNDAHKDLKADYVIANPPFNDSDWSGDLLRKDGRWQYGVPPTGNANYAWIQHFLYHLNPTGQAGFVLAKGALTSKSSGEGDIRKALVEARLVDCIVNLPAKLFLNTQIPACLWFLSRNKTNGTFRNRADEILFIDARNHGHLINRRTKEFSAEDIATITSTYHNWRNPNGDYEDVKGFCNAASIERVRELDYVLTPGRYVGLPDDEEDFDFKERFTQLKAEFEAQLQEEAKLNALIAESLGKVKV from the coding sequence ATGGCCAGGAAAGCAGCACCTAAGCAGGAAGAACCCATCGAAAAGCAGATGTGGAAGGCGGCGGACAAGCTGCGTAAGAACATCGATGCGGCGGAGTACAAGCACATTGTACTGGGGCTGATCTTCCTCAAATACATTTCCGATGCCTTTGATGAGCTGTACGAAAAGCTGCAAAAGGGTGAAGGCGACTATGCCGGTGCGGACCCGGAGGACAAGGACGAGTACAAGGCCGAGAATGTGTTCTTCGTGCCGGAGACGGCGCGCTGGTCGTATCTGCTCACCCAGGCCAGGCAGCCGGACATCGGCAAGACGGTGGATGCCGCCATGGACGCCATCGAGAAGGAAAACCCCTCGTTGCGCGATGTGCTGCCCAAGGTCTTCGCGCGCGGCAATCTCGACCCAACCAATCTGGGCGGACTCATCGATTTGATCGGCAACATCGCCCTCGGTCATGCCAAGGCGCGCAGCGCTGATCTGCTCGGCCATGTGTTCGAATACTTCCTCGGCGAATTCGCGCTGGCCGAAGGCAAAAAGGGCGGCCAGTTCTACACCCCGCGCAGTGTGGTCGAACTGCTGGTGGAAATGCTGGAGCCCTACAAAGGCCGGGTATTTGACCCCTGCTGCGGCTCCGGGGGCATGTTCGTGCAGTCGGAAAAATTCGTCACCGGGCATCAGGGCAAGGTCAACGACATCTCCATTTACGGTCAGGAAAGCAACCAAACCACTTGGCGACTGGCCAAAATGAACCTCGCCATCCGCCACCTCGACAGTTCGCAGGTGAAGTGGAACAACGAAGGCTCGTTCTTAAACGACGCCCACAAAGACCTGAAGGCCGATTACGTCATCGCTAACCCGCCCTTCAACGACAGCGACTGGAGCGGCGACCTGCTGCGCAAGGATGGCCGCTGGCAATACGGCGTACCACCCACCGGCAACGCCAACTACGCCTGGATTCAACACTTTCTCTATCACCTCAACCCCACCGGCCAGGCCGGCTTCGTGCTCGCCAAGGGTGCGCTCACCTCCAAAAGCTCCGGCGAGGGCGACATCCGCAAGGCACTGGTCGAGGCACGGCTGGTGGACTGCATCGTCAACCTGCCCGCCAAGCTTTTTTTGAACACCCAAATCCCCGCCTGCCTGTGGTTTTTGAGCCGCAACAAGACCAACGGCACCTTCCGCAACCGTGCCGACGAAATCCTCTTCATCGACGCCCGCAACCACGGCCACCTCATAAACCGCCGCACCAAGGAGTTTTCCGCCGAAGATATCGCCACCATCACCAGCACCTATCACAACTGGCGCAATCCTAATGGTGACTATGAAGATGTGAAGGGCTTCTGCAACGCCGCCTCCATCGAGCGCGTGCGCGAACTGGACTATGTACTGACACCGGGCCGCTATGTCGGCCTACCGGACGATGAGGAAGATTTCGATTTCAAGGAGCGCTTCACCCAGCTCAAGGCGGAGTTTGAGGCGCAGTTGCAGGAAGAGGCGAAACTGAATGCCTTGATCGCGGAGAGCTTGGGGAAGGTAAAGGTATGA
- a CDS encoding DUF2513 domain-containing protein — MKRDLDLVRKLLLYFEEKPDDRAEECPLIEEYSSLEIKYHLLLMDEAGLLRCEREVTSTGRTIYVLPMSLTWQGHEFLEAARNNEFWRRAKAIVCDKSGALSFEMLKSVLLHLAKESI; from the coding sequence ATGAAACGTGACCTTGACCTTGTCAGGAAGTTGCTGCTTTATTTCGAAGAAAAGCCAGATGACCGGGCCGAGGAGTGCCCGCTTATCGAGGAATACTCTTCGCTGGAAATCAAGTATCATCTTTTACTTATGGATGAGGCTGGCCTGTTACGGTGCGAGCGAGAAGTAACTTCAACTGGGAGAACAATATACGTCCTACCCATGAGCCTCACATGGCAGGGGCATGAGTTTCTGGAGGCGGCCCGGAATAACGAATTCTGGCGAAGAGCCAAGGCCATAGTCTGTGACAAGAGCGGAGCACTCTCTTTCGAGATGCTTAAATCGGTACTGCTGCATCTAGCAAAGGAGAGCATCTAG